GCCGTGCCCGTCGCGGGTGGCACCGATCTGATGGCCGCCGTCAACAAGGGACTGCTCAGGCCGGCCGGCCTGGTCGGACTCGGCCGGATCAGCGAACTGCGCGGCTGGCACTACCAGGACGGACACGCCCTGCTGGGCACCGGACTCACCCACGCGCGCATGGGACGGCCCGACTTCGCCGCCCTCATCCCCGCGCTCGCCGCGTCCTCGCGCGCCGCGGGCCCGCCCCAGATCCGTAACGCGGGCACGCTCGGCGGCAACATCGCCACCGCGGCCCCCACCGGCGACTCACTGCCCGTCCTGGCGGCCCTGGAGGCGGACCTCGTCATCGCGGGCCCCGACGGCGCGCGCCGTGAGATCCCCGTCTCCCATCTGCTGGCGGGCCGCGAGATGCTGGCGCCCGCCGAACTCATCGGCTTCGTGCGCGTACCGCTGCTGCACGCCCCGCAGGTCTACCTCAAGGCGACCGGCCGCACCGGCCCCGGCCGGGCCACCGCTTCCGTCGCCGTCGTGCTCGACCCGGCGCGCCGCGGCGTGCGCTGCGCGGTCGGCGCGATCGCGCCGATGCCGCTGCGCCCGCTGGAGGCCGAGCGCTGGATCGCCTCGCTGATCGACTGGGACGCGGACAGGGGGCTGGCGCCGGAGGCGCTGGCGGCCTTCGGGGAGTACGTCGCCGCGGCCTGTATCCCCGACCCGGCCCCGGAGGCGGACGGGAGCGAGCCGCCCGCCCTGCCGCCCGCCGTACTGCACCTGAGGCGTACCGTCGCCACGCTGGCTCGACGAGCACTGGGGAGGGCGCTGCCGTGACCACCG
This window of the Streptomyces niveus genome carries:
- a CDS encoding FAD binding domain-containing protein gives rise to the protein MTTHAPQTAQSVTLPVSLDEAVAALSAMPAAVPVAGGTDLMAAVNKGLLRPAGLVGLGRISELRGWHYQDGHALLGTGLTHARMGRPDFAALIPALAASSRAAGPPQIRNAGTLGGNIATAAPTGDSLPVLAALEADLVIAGPDGARREIPVSHLLAGREMLAPAELIGFVRVPLLHAPQVYLKATGRTGPGRATASVAVVLDPARRGVRCAVGAIAPMPLRPLEAERWIASLIDWDADRGLAPEALAAFGEYVAAACIPDPAPEADGSEPPALPPAVLHLRRTVATLARRALGRALP